A genomic window from Triticum urartu cultivar G1812 unplaced genomic scaffold, Tu2.1 TuUngrouped_contig_6015, whole genome shotgun sequence includes:
- the LOC125530026 gene encoding APO protein 1, chloroplastic encodes MEILNCKGVRFSLTGINGTRANQLVKVSQSSIQIALQPFKIGSQPQRVGRARSVTCCEYSPDPASKRHERYQQQPQNVDLPELHPKNKKKPFPVPIKKMLQASRKDKRLAQMRIEKPLEPPKNGLLLPELVPVAYEVLENWKVLIRGISQLLNVVTVYGCRKCPQVHVGPVGHQIQDCYGSGSQRRNSHHSWVRGSINDVLIPIESYHLFDPFGRRVKHDTRFDFDRIPAIVELCIQAGVDLPQYPTRRRTAPVRMIGKKVIDRGGVVDEPKPHRLEDCISLLAELDTFSNQQGQSPAPANVKEHAERTLKAYCDVRRGVTQLMSKYTVKACGYCSEVHVGPWGHNVKLCGAFKHQWRDGKHGWQDAVVDEVIPPNYVWHVPDPTGPPLRSSLRSFYGKAPAVVELCVQAGAEIPAEYRPMMRTDIIIPDPDEAWMAA; translated from the exons ATGGAGATACTTAACTGTAAGG GCGTTCGTTTTAGCTTGACAGGCATCAATGGAACCAGGGCCAACCAGTTAGTAAAG GTTAGCCAATCGAGTATACAAATTGCCCTCCAACCATTCAAG ATAGGATCCCAACCTCAACGAGTTGGCCGGGCAAGGTCAGTAACATGCTGTGAGTACTCTCCTGATCCTGCTAGCAAGAGGCATGAGAGGTATCAGCAACAACCACAAAATGTTGATCTCCCAGAATTACACCCGAAGAACAAAAAGAAGCCATTTCCTGTCCCAATTAAAAAGATGCTGCAAGCTTCCCGCAAAGATAAGAGGCTTGCACAGATGAGGATAGAGAAGCCTCTTGAGCCCCCAAAGAACGGCTTGCTTTTACCAGAGCTTGTCCCTGTTGCCTACGAAGTCCTTGAGAACTGGAAAGTGCTCATCAGAGGCATCTCTCAACTTCTGAATGTTGTTACAGTTTATGGTTGCAG AAAATGCCCTCAAGTCCATGTTGGCCCAGTTGGCCACCAGATACAAGATTGCTATGGTTCAGGAAGCCAGCGACGAAATAGTCACCACTCTTGGGTCAGAGGATCCATCAACGATGTGCTCATCCCGATCGAATCTTACCATCTTTTTGACCCATTTGGGCGGAGGGTCAAGCATGACACCAGGTTTGACTTCGACAGGATTCCAGCAATTGTTGAGCTATGCATTCAGGCTGGTGTCGACCTACCACAATATCCCACAAGGAGACGGACTGCTCCTGTGCGGATGATTGGCAAGAAGGTTATTGACCGTGGCGGAGTTGTCGATGAGCCTAAGCCACACCGATTGGAGGACTGTATATCTCTTCTTGCTGAGCTTGACACATTTAGCAACCAACAGGGACAGTCACCCGCGCCGGCCAATGTGAAAGAGCATGCAGAGAGGACACTGAAAGCATACTGTGATGTCCGGCGGGGTGTTACGCAGCTGATGAGCAAGTATACGGTAAAAGCATGCGGGTACTGCTCTGAGGTCCACGTTGGTCCATGGGGACACAATGTGAAGCTCTGTGGGGCTTTCAAGCACCAATGGCGAGACGGCAAGCACGGGTGGCAGGATGCTGTTGTGGATGAGGTCATACCACCGAACTATGTGTGGCATGTCCCTGACCCCACTGGCCCTCCTCTCAGATCCTCTCTAAGGAGTTTCTATGGCAAAGCTCCGGCCGTGGTCGAGCTATGTGTGCAGGCGGGAGCTGAAATACCTGCAGAGTACCGGCCAATGATGAGGACTGATATCATCATCCCAGACCCCGATGAAGCTTGGATGGCTGCATGA